A region from the Beduinella massiliensis genome encodes:
- a CDS encoding ABC transporter substrate-binding protein: MKKLLSFVLAALMILSCAVVSAEDSVLIPGAEAATRPVPAASEAPEEEIKRLIVGSTTQMNGCFFTDMWGNNTADIDVRSLIHGYDTVAWTSDAVYTVNPMVVQSATVSDDENGNRLYILTLNRNLMYNDSTPITAADYVFQLLLRAAPQVQKIGGDTSGLSYVLGFEEFNAGTTPYLAGVRLLGNYQFSIEIKADALPFFYELTMLSCEPAPISVIAPGCRVADDGNGAYVANADAAVTEPVFTEGLLRETLLNPQSGYLTNPRLTCGPYNLVDYDAENHVAEFAINEYYLGNYEGQRPTIPELEFREVKNENAVAMLESGEIHLLNKCTDSDVITKGLQLFAGDQAGSQNYPRTGLAFISFACEQGPAQFEAVRKAVAYALDTEDFTSQFTGNYGQAVYGYYGFGQWMVQMVNGTLSHLAEGETETAAQTQAWGELSLDNLEHYAKDLEKAEALLVADGWTLNEKGEAFAKGTDAVRYKDVDGELMRLSLRWAKTPDNRAADLLEAMLVEPLAAIGMEILAEEVPFSQLLRHYYRQDARTYDMFYMASNFTLVYDPYVMFSDDASYEGALVNTTGYEDSRLEALALDMRQTEVGDYLSYCKKWVAFQEYWNSVLPAVPLYSNVYFDFYTTKLQDYAATSNQTWADAILYAWLGDPVETPEDEITTDDIIILP, encoded by the coding sequence GTGAAGAAACTCCTGTCTTTTGTGCTGGCAGCGCTGATGATTCTATCGTGCGCGGTGGTATCTGCGGAGGATTCTGTTTTGATTCCGGGCGCGGAGGCGGCGACGCGGCCTGTGCCTGCCGCCAGCGAAGCGCCGGAAGAGGAAATTAAAAGGCTGATCGTGGGTTCCACCACGCAGATGAACGGCTGCTTTTTTACCGACATGTGGGGCAACAACACCGCGGACATCGACGTGCGGTCGTTGATCCACGGCTACGATACGGTCGCCTGGACGAGCGATGCGGTGTACACGGTGAACCCCATGGTCGTGCAGAGCGCGACCGTCTCGGACGACGAGAACGGAAATCGCCTGTATATCCTCACGCTGAACCGAAACCTGATGTACAACGACTCCACGCCCATCACGGCGGCGGACTATGTATTTCAGCTCCTGCTCAGAGCGGCGCCGCAGGTTCAGAAAATCGGCGGCGACACGAGCGGCCTGAGCTATGTGCTCGGCTTTGAGGAATTTAACGCCGGCACGACGCCGTACCTGGCGGGCGTAAGGCTGTTGGGCAATTACCAATTCTCCATTGAAATCAAGGCGGACGCCCTGCCGTTCTTTTATGAGCTGACCATGCTCAGCTGCGAGCCCGCGCCGATTTCCGTAATCGCCCCGGGATGCAGGGTGGCGGACGACGGGAACGGCGCCTATGTGGCCAACGCGGACGCTGCGGTGACGGAGCCTGTGTTTACGGAAGGCCTGCTGCGCGAGACGCTGCTGAACCCGCAGTCGGGCTATCTGACGAACCCGCGCCTGACCTGCGGCCCGTACAACCTCGTCGATTACGACGCGGAAAACCATGTGGCGGAATTCGCCATCAACGAGTACTACCTGGGGAATTACGAGGGCCAGCGGCCGACGATTCCGGAGCTTGAGTTCAGGGAAGTCAAAAACGAGAACGCCGTCGCGATGCTCGAAAGCGGAGAAATCCACCTGCTGAACAAATGCACGGACAGTGACGTGATCACCAAGGGCCTGCAGCTGTTCGCAGGGGATCAGGCAGGCTCGCAAAACTATCCGCGCACGGGGCTCGCGTTTATCAGCTTCGCGTGCGAACAGGGCCCGGCGCAGTTCGAGGCGGTGCGCAAGGCGGTAGCCTACGCGCTGGATACGGAAGACTTTACCTCGCAATTTACCGGAAACTATGGACAGGCAGTCTACGGCTATTACGGCTTCGGTCAGTGGATGGTGCAGATGGTGAACGGGACGCTCTCGCATCTGGCGGAGGGGGAAACGGAAACCGCGGCACAGACGCAGGCGTGGGGCGAGCTGTCGCTTGACAATCTGGAGCACTATGCAAAGGACCTCGAGAAGGCGGAAGCGCTGCTCGTCGCGGACGGATGGACGCTCAACGAGAAGGGTGAAGCCTTTGCAAAGGGTACGGACGCCGTGCGCTACAAGGACGTGGACGGCGAGCTGATGCGGCTGAGCCTGAGGTGGGCGAAGACGCCGGACAACCGCGCAGCGGATCTGCTGGAAGCGATGCTGGTGGAGCCGCTCGCAGCGATCGGTATGGAGATTCTCGCGGAGGAGGTGCCGTTCTCGCAGCTCCTGCGCCACTACTACCGTCAGGATGCGCGCACTTACGACATGTTCTACATGGCCTCCAACTTCACGCTGGTCTACGACCCGTACGTCATGTTTTCAGACGATGCGAGCTACGAAGGCGCTTTGGTGAACACGACCGGCTATGAGGACAGCAGGTTGGAAGCCCTGGCGCTGGACATGCGGCAGACGGAGGTGGGGGACTACCTGAGCTACTGCAAGAAGTGGGTGGCGTTCCAAGAGTACTGGAACAGCGTGCTGCCGGCGGTGCCGCTGTACAGCAACGTGTACTTCGACTTCTACACGACGAAGCTGCAGGACTACGCGGCGACGTCGAACCAGACGTGGGCGGACGCGATCCTCTACGCCTGGCTGGGCGATCCGGTCGAGACGCCGGAGGATGAAATCACCACGGACGACATCATCATTCTGCCGTAA
- a CDS encoding MBG domain-containing protein has product MPNKKRFLAVLLTLMVLWQMLPITAIADGWNSTASNVVRGAQTWLVTFNDKGGKRLVQQYVEDGASAVQPDIPDVKGHKFTGWTSDKAGSTVSSVKADTTFTAAYQELTKYSVRVDYVYSDGSTAFQSYVSEFEEGDPVELTIESPAVPEGFNVDRASVRFSIDEIKENHAEKVTYTGANAKYAVSYLQQNVNDNAYTQIESVDKTGKVREQCVVEEKDYTGFTMLPYVTPAIAADSSTVVEVKYDRNNYLLTVDSDGGTYVESKQLRYGAKLGLPGTDKMSKLGYTFAGWRGSDGKTYTANDTMPASELKVTALWTANKQADYTVIYWLQSLNDKWDYNDNQKTYEFVKQISGRGAVGSTVSNINVNVSNVGISSTFCKLNTTKSQVGNIRNNAGSSTVTVEADGSTVINVYFDRNTVTFTFEGANGRNSVTRKGLYGQTFEEAGYTTNGWPSAGSGNRWTDRGGLGSSNWTYLNGFTSSSLTSTSVSFYKTSGGSKDVYQYVEALNWTNENNRWIEKDHYEAGKNNFSLGEKFEPGFSLYGYKKDNSTKISTDIKDNSGFKSISYNSTIKVYNTRNSFTLTYANCTGMPSTPYKYEAVLTAPTAAPGKPAGVDSDYEFAGWYKDPACQTPVQWGKETMPAANRIVYAKWMPPTKTVQWHLNYEGARDPYHTATVTKGEMLGEENLPKDPENRGVEGVDAEYVFAGWYTDPACTIPFLNNTVIAKDWNLYAKWTIEGTVNYRYVYLDQDGTIISESKDHSGQVGDSIYVSYEDLPEIPGYILVTEKVDETLTTNGQKIKIYYKKVESWLLTVKYLERGTEKELLPQYTENVAGARRVVFYEKIDDYKLEGPFVQIASKEEPTVTFYYTPVTDKEYKVEYYLQVLQPDGSSVYEKKEDETVTHFGKLGDTARILDEDKKTFADYTLDESIAGTVTSATILGDGTTTLKLYYRLNSVTVTYIAAEGGWVDGKGETEETVRFGQDANGATAQPKDGYYFVNWTDAAETEVSTNETWAPTNVTANATYYAHFAAKGVVTIKAQDLSKTYDGTPIEADKTKVTVTGLPEGYSYEVTTKVSKNVTNVETKDGKHQVDGYVITKDGKDVTHQFTVTTVDGALTINPKAVTITAADAEKVYGNEDPAFANAAISEYIGTELDGIDLSVARSDAGDDTLGTHTGVLNIGQTAEGLNAAYTNYEFTVRPGNFTITTNENGLSVSAENVEEMYDGTAYGVSPESVPSGATILYKDAEGNYTLEESPAQRNVGNLTVEFKASLYGYKDAYGSATVTITPKPVTITAADAGKVYGNEDPAFANAAISEYIGTELDGIDLSVARSDAGDDTLGTHTGVLNIGQTAEGLNAAYTNYEFTVRPGNFTITTNENGLSVSAENVEEMYDGTAYGVSPESVPSGATILYKDAEGNYTLEESPAQRNVGNLTVEFKASLYGYKDAYGSATVTITPKPVTITAADAGKVYGNEDPAFANAAISEYIGTELDGIDLSVARSDAGDDTLGTHTGVLNIGQTAEGLNAAYTNYEFTVRPGNFTITTNENGLSVSAENVEEMYDGTAYGVSPESVPSGATILYKDAEGNYTLEESPAQRNVGNLTVEFKASLYGYKDAYGSATVTITPKPVTITAADAGKVYGNEDPAFANAAISEYIGTELDGIDLSVARSDAGDDTLGTHTGVLNIGQTAEGLNAAYTNYEFTVRPGNFTITTNENGLSVSAENVEEMYDGTAYGVSPESVPSGATILYKDAEGNYTLEESPAQRNVGNLTVEFKASLYGYKDAYGSATVTITPKPVTITAADAGKVYGNEDPAFANAAISEYIGTELDGIDLSVARSDAGDDTLGTHTGVLNIGQTAEGLNAAYTNYEFTVRPGNFTITTNENGLSVSAENVEEMYDGTAYGVSPESVPSGATILYKNAEGNYTLEESPAQRNVGNLTVEFKASLYGYKDAYGSATVTITPATLTVTTPSATKPYDGEPLTAEGSYTGLVGEETIGFVTTGSQTLVGSSDNTYEIEWAADDNDYTAKESNYTVAESIGILTVEGDPVIPGKTTPEVESDYELGDFIPFTITVENITDHELTNVTITDDNAVIVEGTGYALENEHKAIIESIPVGGSVTVNAQHVVTSEDILEGTVGNTATVRVEDKTFTPSTSTDKIDPVDTTLTVEKTTTSNPESGSAYGVGETITYEIRVTNKGNVTFTNVEVIDMLDGATILPGEGYTVNDAGIAVIDSLPVNQSVVVNAAYTVAETDLGSEGRYGSVLNAATASGDPIEDPKDPENPKTPEGEDTEETPTKIVLTITANDNLNVPFDGLAHGINVLAPYTVSDDLAEGHVLAPESVLVTAEGGEQVNVGDYIDLLVPSGARILDAADNDVTANYQITYVNGDLTIRGLVIYDGNGNTAGTAPLDANLYNVGDMPVVLDNANGLARTGATFLGWSQTQNGLITTLDQELAAGILKAGELLDAMTAENGLIVLYAVWAIDDLGPNDVPDYREMQVAGVKTWIDGDNVSLTRPLTITINLLRDGTEIAERTVRANPNGEWTYDFGLLPRYDENNRAYTYTITEDAVAGYTTVIDGFNVTNRIVQTTHSVTVNKIWRNAPGAHPTIRVNLLLDGRLLDYEDLTNGVTQYTFPDVPMYDPNDGHLYTVTITEDTVEGFTTTIDGTTIINTAEAANEETPGTRTLTIEEMAVPLGFGGTIMNVGDCFE; this is encoded by the coding sequence ATGCCGAATAAAAAGAGGTTTCTTGCGGTCCTGCTCACATTGATGGTGCTGTGGCAGATGCTGCCTATTACGGCGATTGCCGACGGATGGAACAGCACTGCCTCGAACGTCGTGAGAGGTGCGCAGACTTGGCTGGTTACGTTCAATGATAAGGGCGGAAAACGGCTGGTGCAGCAATACGTAGAAGATGGGGCTTCGGCTGTACAACCGGATATCCCCGATGTAAAGGGCCATAAGTTCACCGGCTGGACGAGCGATAAGGCAGGATCGACCGTTTCGTCCGTCAAGGCGGATACGACCTTTACTGCTGCCTATCAGGAACTGACAAAGTACAGTGTACGGGTGGACTATGTCTATAGCGATGGCAGCACCGCTTTCCAGAGCTATGTGTCAGAATTCGAGGAGGGCGATCCGGTCGAGCTGACGATAGAATCTCCGGCAGTTCCGGAAGGCTTTAACGTGGATCGCGCGAGCGTCCGCTTTAGCATTGATGAGATTAAAGAGAATCATGCCGAAAAGGTTACCTATACGGGCGCAAATGCTAAGTATGCAGTATCGTACTTGCAGCAGAATGTGAACGATAATGCGTATACCCAGATTGAGTCCGTGGATAAGACGGGTAAGGTACGCGAACAGTGCGTGGTCGAGGAGAAGGATTACACGGGCTTTACCATGCTGCCCTACGTTACCCCCGCCATCGCGGCCGACAGTTCGACCGTGGTCGAGGTGAAGTACGACCGCAACAACTACCTGCTCACCGTAGACAGCGACGGCGGCACATATGTAGAGAGCAAGCAGCTCCGTTACGGCGCAAAGCTCGGCCTGCCCGGCACCGATAAGATGAGCAAGCTCGGCTACACCTTCGCGGGGTGGCGCGGCTCGGACGGGAAGACGTATACGGCAAACGACACCATGCCCGCAAGTGAATTGAAGGTCACTGCATTGTGGACGGCCAATAAACAGGCGGATTATACGGTCATTTATTGGCTGCAGAGTCTAAATGACAAGTGGGATTATAACGATAACCAGAAGACCTATGAGTTTGTCAAGCAGATCTCAGGGCGCGGAGCTGTTGGAAGCACTGTCTCTAACATTAATGTAAATGTTAGCAACGTAGGCATTAGCAGCACGTTCTGCAAGCTGAACACCACGAAGTCTCAAGTCGGAAACATTAGAAATAATGCAGGTTCATCGACGGTAACGGTTGAGGCGGACGGGTCTACGGTCATCAACGTCTACTTTGACCGCAACACGGTGACGTTTACATTCGAAGGGGCCAACGGCCGGAATAGTGTGACCCGTAAAGGCTTGTACGGTCAGACCTTTGAAGAGGCTGGCTATACAACCAATGGCTGGCCAAGCGCAGGAAGCGGGAACAGATGGACAGACAGAGGTGGGCTAGGTAGTAGCAACTGGACATATTTGAATGGATTCACTAGTAGCAGTTTGACTTCCACGTCGGTAAGTTTTTATAAGACTTCAGGTGGAAGCAAGGATGTTTACCAGTATGTTGAGGCGTTGAATTGGACAAACGAAAACAATAGGTGGATTGAAAAGGACCACTATGAAGCAGGTAAAAATAACTTTTCTTTAGGCGAAAAATTTGAACCTGGTTTCAGCTTATATGGATACAAAAAAGATAACTCTACAAAAATTTCTACAGATATAAAAGATAATTCCGGGTTCAAATCGATTTCCTATAATAGTACTATTAAAGTTTATAACACTCGCAACAGTTTTACGCTGACCTATGCGAACTGTACGGGTATGCCCTCTACGCCCTATAAGTATGAGGCCGTGCTTACCGCCCCCACCGCCGCGCCGGGTAAACCAGCAGGCGTGGATAGCGACTATGAGTTCGCAGGGTGGTACAAGGATCCTGCTTGCCAGACGCCGGTGCAGTGGGGGAAGGAAACCATGCCTGCCGCCAACCGGATCGTCTATGCCAAGTGGATGCCCCCGACGAAGACGGTTCAGTGGCATTTGAATTACGAGGGCGCAAGGGATCCGTATCACACCGCGACGGTCACCAAGGGCGAAATGTTGGGCGAAGAAAATTTGCCCAAGGACCCGGAGAATCGCGGCGTTGAGGGTGTGGACGCGGAATACGTATTTGCCGGTTGGTATACCGACCCGGCATGCACCATTCCGTTCCTGAATAACACAGTCATCGCCAAGGATTGGAATCTTTATGCCAAGTGGACGATCGAGGGCACGGTCAACTATCGTTATGTCTACCTCGATCAGGATGGAACTATTATCAGTGAATCCAAAGATCATTCTGGACAGGTCGGCGATTCGATCTACGTATCTTATGAAGATCTTCCGGAGATACCCGGGTACATTCTCGTCACTGAAAAGGTAGATGAGACGCTGACGACCAACGGCCAGAAAATCAAGATCTACTATAAGAAAGTGGAATCCTGGCTGTTGACGGTCAAGTATCTGGAGAGGGGAACCGAAAAAGAACTTCTTCCCCAGTACACCGAGAATGTGGCCGGCGCTAGGCGCGTCGTCTTCTATGAAAAGATAGACGACTATAAGCTGGAAGGCCCCTTTGTGCAGATCGCGAGCAAAGAAGAGCCTACCGTCACCTTCTATTACACACCGGTTACCGATAAGGAATACAAGGTAGAGTATTACCTGCAGGTTTTGCAGCCGGACGGCAGCAGCGTCTACGAAAAGAAAGAAGACGAAACCGTAACGCATTTCGGAAAACTTGGCGACACGGCGAGAATTCTTGACGAGGACAAAAAGACGTTTGCGGACTATACCCTCGATGAGAGCATCGCGGGCACCGTGACGTCTGCGACGATCCTCGGGGACGGTACGACAACGCTGAAGCTCTACTATCGGTTAAACTCGGTTACGGTAACCTATATCGCGGCCGAGGGCGGATGGGTAGACGGAAAAGGTGAGACGGAAGAAACCGTTAGGTTCGGTCAAGATGCTAACGGTGCGACGGCTCAGCCAAAGGACGGCTACTACTTTGTCAATTGGACAGACGCAGCAGAAACGGAAGTTAGCACGAACGAAACATGGGCCCCGACGAACGTGACGGCCAACGCGACGTATTATGCCCATTTTGCGGCAAAGGGCGTCGTTACGATCAAGGCTCAAGACCTCTCTAAGACGTATGACGGAACGCCGATTGAGGCGGACAAAACAAAGGTTACGGTGACAGGGTTGCCGGAGGGTTACAGCTATGAGGTAACGACGAAGGTCAGCAAGAATGTCACCAATGTCGAAACGAAGGATGGAAAGCACCAAGTTGACGGCTATGTCATTACAAAGGATGGCAAAGACGTTACCCATCAGTTCACGGTGACGACGGTGGACGGAGCACTGACGATCAACCCGAAGGCGGTGACGATCACGGCGGCGGACGCCGAGAAGGTATACGGAAACGAGGATCCGGCATTCGCGAATGCCGCGATCAGCGAGTATATCGGAACGGAGCTGGACGGGATCGACCTGAGCGTGGCGAGAAGCGACGCAGGGGATGACACGCTGGGTACGCATACGGGCGTTCTGAACATCGGCCAGACGGCGGAAGGGCTGAACGCGGCGTACACGAACTACGAGTTCACGGTAAGGCCGGGGAACTTCACGATCACGACGAACGAGAACGGCCTGAGCGTAAGCGCGGAGAACGTGGAGGAGATGTACGACGGAACGGCGTACGGCGTATCGCCGGAGTCGGTGCCGTCTGGAGCGACGATCCTGTATAAGGACGCAGAAGGGAATTACACGCTGGAGGAGAGCCCGGCGCAGAGGAATGTCGGGAATCTGACGGTGGAATTCAAGGCGAGCCTGTACGGATACAAGGACGCGTACGGAAGCGCGACGGTGACGATCACGCCGAAGCCGGTGACGATCACGGCGGCGGACGCCGGGAAGGTATACGGCAATGAGGATCCGGCATTCGCGAATGCCGCGATCAGCGAGTATATCGGAACGGAGCTGGACGGGATCGACCTGAGCGTGGCGAGAAGCGACGCAGGGGATGACACGCTGGGTACGCATACGGGCGTTCTGAACATCGGCCAGACGGCGGAAGGGCTGAACGCGGCGTACACGAACTACGAGTTCACGGTAAGGCCGGGGAACTTCACGATCACGACGAACGAGAACGGCCTGAGCGTAAGCGCGGAGAACGTGGAGGAGATGTACGACGGAACGGCGTACGGCGTATCGCCGGAGTCGGTGCCGTCTGGAGCGACGATCCTGTATAAGGACGCAGAAGGGAATTACACGCTGGAGGAGAGCCCGGCGCAGAGGAATGTCGGGAATCTGACGGTGGAATTCAAGGCGAGCCTGTACGGATACAAGGACGCGTACGGAAGCGCGACGGTGACGATCACGCCGAAGCCGGTGACGATCACGGCGGCGGACGCCGGGAAGGTATACGGCAATGAGGATCCGGCATTCGCGAATGCCGCGATCAGCGAGTATATCGGAACGGAGCTGGACGGGATCGACCTGAGCGTGGCGAGAAGCGACGCAGGGGATGACACGCTGGGTACGCATACGGGCGTTCTGAACATCGGCCAGACGGCGGAAGGGCTGAACGCGGCGTACACGAACTACGAGTTCACGGTAAGGCCGGGGAACTTCACGATCACGACGAACGAGAACGGCCTGAGCGTAAGCGCGGAGAACGTGGAGGAGATGTACGACGGAACGGCGTACGGCGTATCGCCGGAGTCGGTGCCGTCTGGAGCGACGATCCTGTATAAGGACGCAGAAGGGAATTACACGCTGGAGGAGAGCCCGGCGCAGAGGAATGTCGGGAATCTGACGGTGGAATTCAAGGCGAGCCTGTACGGATACAAGGACGCGTACGGAAGCGCGACGGTGACGATCACGCCGAAGCCGGTGACGATCACGGCGGCGGACGCCGGGAAGGTATACGGCAATGAGGATCCGGCATTCGCGAATGCCGCGATCAGCGAGTATATCGGAACGGAGCTGGACGGGATCGACCTGAGCGTGGCGAGAAGCGACGCAGGGGATGACACGCTGGGTACGCATACGGGCGTTCTGAACATCGGCCAGACGGCGGAAGGGCTGAACGCGGCGTACACGAACTACGAGTTCACGGTAAGGCCGGGGAACTTCACGATCACGACGAACGAGAACGGCCTGAGCGTAAGCGCGGAGAACGTGGAGGAGATGTACGACGGAACGGCGTACGGCGTATCGCCGGAGTCGGTGCCGTCTGGAGCGACGATCCTGTATAAGGACGCAGAAGGGAATTACACGCTGGAGGAGAGCCCGGCGCAGAGGAATGTCGGGAATCTGACGGTGGAATTCAAGGCGAGCCTGTACGGATACAAGGACGCGTACGGAAGCGCGACGGTGACGATCACGCCGAAGCCGGTGACGATCACGGCGGCGGACGCCGGGAAGGTATACGGCAATGAGGATCCGGCATTCGCGAATGCCGCGATCAGCGAGTATATCGGAACGGAGCTGGACGGGATCGACCTGAGCGTGGCGAGAAGCGACGCAGGGGATGACACGCTGGGTACGCATACGGGCGTTCTGAACATCGGCCAGACGGCGGAAGGGCTGAACGCGGCGTACACGAACTACGAGTTCACGGTAAGGCCGGGGAACTTCACGATCACGACGAACGAGAACGGCCTGAGCGTAAGCGCGGAGAACGTGGAGGAGATGTACGACGGAACGGCGTACGGCGTATCGCCGGAGTCGGTGCCGTCTGGAGCGACGATCCTGTATAAGAACGCAGAAGGGAATTACACGCTGGAGGAGAGCCCGGCGCAGAGGAATGTCGGGAATCTGACGGTGGAATTCAAGGCGAGCCTGTACGGGTACAAGGACGCGTACGGAAGCGCGACGGTGACGATCACCCCCGCAACGCTGACAGTAACGACGCCCTCCGCAACCAAGCCCTACGATGGCGAGCCGCTGACAGCGGAAGGAAGCTATACGGGTCTGGTGGGAGAGGAAACAATCGGCTTTGTTACGACCGGTAGCCAGACGTTGGTCGGAAGCAGCGACAACACCTACGAAATCGAATGGGCGGCTGATGACAACGACTACACAGCGAAGGAAAGTAACTATACCGTGGCGGAGTCGATTGGAATCCTGACGGTGGAAGGCGATCCGGTTATCCCCGGAAAGACTACGCCGGAAGTGGAGAGCGATTATGAGCTCGGAGACTTCATTCCCTTTACGATTACCGTCGAGAACATCACAGACCACGAATTGACCAACGTTACGATAACGGATGATAATGCTGTCATCGTGGAAGGCACGGGCTACGCACTGGAAAATGAACACAAAGCCATTATTGAAAGCATCCCGGTAGGCGGCAGTGTCACAGTGAACGCGCAGCACGTGGTTACCTCGGAAGACATACTTGAAGGAACCGTTGGCAACACAGCGACTGTTCGCGTGGAAGACAAAACGTTTACCCCGTCCACTTCGACCGATAAGATTGACCCGGTTGACACGACGCTGACGGTCGAGAAGACGACGACGAGCAATCCGGAGAGCGGAAGTGCTTATGGTGTAGGCGAGACGATCACCTATGAGATCAGGGTGACGAACAAGGGCAATGTGACGTTCACCAACGTGGAAGTTATCGATATGTTGGATGGCGCGACAATCCTGCCCGGTGAAGGCTATACTGTAAACGACGCAGGTATCGCGGTGATTGACAGTCTGCCTGTGAACCAGAGTGTTGTGGTGAATGCGGCATACACCGTCGCAGAAACTGATTTGGGCTCCGAGGGACGTTATGGCAGCGTTTTGAACGCGGCGACGGCCAGCGGTGATCCGATCGAAGATCCGAAAGATCCGGAGAATCCCAAGACGCCAGAAGGTGAGGACACAGAGGAAACGCCTACGAAAATTGTACTGACCATCACCGCAAACGACAACTTGAATGTGCCGTTTGACGGGTTGGCGCACGGCATCAATGTACTGGCCCCCTATACGGTGAGCGATGATCTGGCAGAGGGACACGTGCTTGCTCCTGAGTCGGTGCTCGTAACGGCGGAGGGCGGAGAACAAGTGAATGTGGGCGACTATATTGACCTGTTAGTCCCCAGCGGCGCGCGTATCTTGGATGCAGCGGATAATGACGTGACGGCAAACTATCAAATCACCTATGTAAATGGCGACCTGACCATTCGCGGACTGGTGATCTACGATGGAAATGGCAATACGGCGGGCACGGCGCCGCTGGATGCGAACCTGTACAACGTGGGCGATATGCCTGTCGTGCTTGACAACGCAAACGGCTTGGCCCGTACCGGCGCGACATTCCTCGGATGGAGCCAGACGCAAAATGGCCTGATTACGACGCTTGATCAGGAGTTGGCGGCCGGCATTCTGAAAGCTGGCGAGCTGCTGGATGCGATGACCGCTGAGAACGGCTTGATCGTGCTCTACGCGGTCTGGGCGATCGACGATCTGGGCCCGAACGACGTGCCTGACTACCGCGAGATGCAGGTGGCGGGCGTCAAGACCTGGATCGATGGCGACAACGTATCCCTGACGCGGCCGCTGACCATCACGATCAACCTGCTGCGCGACGGAACGGAGATCGCGGAACGCACCGTGCGCGCGAATCCGAATGGCGAATGGACGTATGACTTCGGCCTGCTGCCGCGCTATGACGAGAACAACCGGGCGTACACCTACACCATCACGGAGGACGCGGTTGCGGGATACACGACGGTGATCGACGGATTTAACGTCACCAACCGCATCGTGCAGACGACGCATAGCGTCACGGTGAACAAAATCTGGCGCAACGCGCCGGGAGCGCACCCGACGATCCGCGTGAACCTGCTGCTCGACGGCCGTCTGCTGGACTATGAAGACCTGACGAACGGCGTCACGCAGTACACGTTCCCGGATGTGCCGATGTACGATCCGAACGACGGACACCTCTACACGGTCACCATTACGGAAGATACAGTCGAAGGATTTACGACAACCATTGATGGCACCACCATAATCAATACGGCGGAAGCGGCAAATGAAGAGACGCCGGGTACGAGAACCCTGACGATCGAAGAAATGGCTGTACCGCTCGGATTTGGCGGCACGATCATGAACGTTGGCGACTGCTTCGAGTAA